The Osmia bicornis bicornis chromosome 16, iOsmBic2.1, whole genome shotgun sequence genome includes the window AATATCTgtataaaattagaaattaaatcACGAGGTTAAACATTGACTGAATTAACTAATTACACAGAGCGCGCAAGAGGAACGGGAATCTTTGTTGCAAAAGCAGGAGGAATTAACGTTAGAAGTGAAAAGCTTGAGGGCGGCTGCTGAAGTGAGTGCCGCAGAGACGGAACGATTAACGAAATGCGTGCATCTGCTGGAATCCTCGGTGGAAGCGGCGAATATCGAACGAAAGCAGTTGGATTTAGAGTTGGCGGAGGCCAGGCAGGAGGGTGCGAATCGGAGCATAGAGATTAGTAGGCTAGCCACGTTGTTGGAGAACGCCAGAGCTAAAATCGAAGAACTGGAACAATCGCGGCAGGTGGAGAACAAAAGCGAAGCTGACGAACTGTTGGACGCCGCCAGGAGAGAAAAAGATACTCTGGAGACGCAAGCGGCGGCCTTGCAAGAGCAGTTGGCACGCTCGCATTGCGATCATGATCGCCTTAGAGATCAATACTCGCAACTCCAAGAGGAATACAAAGTATGTTCAACTGAAATCAATAAATTTTAACGTAGAAGATATGCGAGACATTTTAACGTTTCTTTCAGGTAGCAAGAAATAATGCAAAATCAGCGATCGACGACTTAGAGTACAGATTAAATCAATTAAAGGACGAACGATTATCGGTTAGCACGGAACTTCAACTCGTACGGGACTCGTTGGCGGAATTACAGGCGCAGTGTCAGAGACATTTAGAGGATAAAAGAGAGCTGAAAGCTGCGCTGAACGAAGCTCAACGTAAAGAACGGGAAGCTCAAACGCATCAGTACGAATTAGAGCGTGCTTTAGCCGACGAACGTAAACTGAGGCAAGAGGAGATCGCCGAATGGGAACAATTTCAAACGGACTTGCTGATGACCGTACGAGTTGCGAATGATTTTAAAACGGAAGCTCAGAGCGAGTTGGAACGCGTTGTCATGGAGAATAAAGCGCAACGGGATAAACTGAGATCGCTAGAAGCGCAGCTCGATAAGTTGAATAAAGGTAAGTAAAATACCTTTGAAAATCTTATtctacattttattattaccgaCACAGAGGAACGACGTTCACCAAACTTTTTTATAAACATACACGATCAATTAGGGATGCATATTTAATCAGTATTCTTAGGAAAGTGATTCCAGTTTGTAGTAGATATTTTTTATCAGACAAACATTCACGAATcgtcaataaaaaaaaaggagcagAACGTATTATTAATACAATACTTGTtatctgtttttttttcttttttttttcttttttcaatttcatttggaTATCAGGCAACACCGCAGCTCCTCAGTTTAAGACTTTTGGTAACGCCGCTGGAAATTCTCGCAAACCTGCGAGTAATATTCTGAAACGCGGTCGTACTATTATAAAAAGACGGCAAGAGTCCAAGAAAGGTGCGGTAAGAACGAACGTTCTAAAAGCGATCAATGAACCAGGTTCCCGTAAAACGGACGACTCAAAGAAACCGAATTGCACGATTCCTCGAGAGAACGTAGACTCGGATAAGGAATTGTTTTGTTCCAAGGAACCTGAATTAACAGACAAATTAATTTCTGGCGAAGAGGTTGAATTCTGTACCTCTGAGAATACTATAGAGGATAATGAAAAAACTGATGTTTTCGCTTTGGAATCGATCAAAGATACACCTGAAAGATGTTCACCAATGGAATTGGATAATACCGATGGAAAAGTATCGGGCAGAGAAATTTGTGAACTGAAAAGAACAAATTCAAGCGAATTCATGAATGGTACTGAAGATTATCCAAAATTATACATCCAAAATACATCGGTACCTGATGAAAGCATAGCAGCAAAATCCTTTCTGTTGAAAAACATCAAAGGCATTCAGAATATGGGACAAAATTCCTATGGTATTAATATCTCCAACAGTCGGTTTTTCGTCCCTAAAGATTATGTGTATTCCGGGGTGGAGAATGCGCTGGACGATTTGAAATTCGAAGTGGATCCAGAGATGAAGAAGGTGTTGCAAGAAAGTACTCAGGAAAATGATAGCGCTGAAAATTCTCGATTAATTACCATGCAAGAATCTCAAAAATCAGATAAATCTAATTTGAAAGATAAGGAGAATTCTTCAAGATTATGCAAAGAATCAGAGAACTCTTCGAAATTCGAAGATTATTCGCTTAACAAAAGGCGTAGATTGTTCTTGAAAAAGAACGAATCGAGATCTGGAAGTGAAATCGTTGATTCTCTTTTAGATACTAATTACAaacaaaacatttttaattccaCTTTACATAACAGAAGTTTCTCTACTTCCTTGGATGATCTCAATTTTCATAGGATTACTCATTCTTCTGATAATTTTGACAATAACacgaaaaaaggaagaaacaaAGAGCAATTAACGATTGATAACATTAGTAAAAGTGCAATATCCTATAAAGATACGAATAACATCCCATATTCAAGACCAAAAAGTATTCAAACTTTGTACAGAAGATCCGAAGATTTAGATCTGTTGAATGAAGAGCAAGTTAACACAGAAAACACGTGTATGATTCCCAGAAGAGATAAAAATAGGAAAGGCATCGGTACATATACAGAGAAACACAGTTCAATTCTGTCTTCCTTGGAGAATTTACCTAGCTCTGTTACCGATACTTCGGCAACAGCTGTTACTTCACGATTAACATCGAAAGAACCTTTAAAAACTAACGTTCGAACTTTAGATTCCCTAGCTTCAACTACCTCTTTGTCGAAAACTTCTGAAGAAGAAGCTTTGAAATTCGAGAACGATCTACAAGAGACAAGAAAAAATTTAACACTTTGCGAGGCAAACAGATTGAAACGTATGAAGTTCTTGAACATGGATTTGTCGCAGTCTGAATCGGATACCGAGTACAAGATAAAGGATTCTGTTGCCAGTGAACAAAAGAGGTTGCCGAAAAGCGatattttaagtaaaaattcAGACTGTAAAATAAATCAGGACATTGTTAACGATTCAACATCTGCGAGCAAGGATAGATCTCTGATAGGGCGGACATCATCCTTGAGAGAGAAATTTGAAACGATCATAGAGGATGTGGAACTGAGACCAGGACGTCAAATAGGTACAATATGCGACCGTAAGTCGCCAGTAGTGTGGAAACGTGATTGCTTGTATTTGCAGAGTTCAACCCCGTTGTTTTTCCTGGTTTCTTATAGCGATCAACATAAACACTCATACCCTTTCTCGTTGCTAGTCTGATATTCTTCTAGGTCCCACTCTCACCTCTCATATCGtctcaattaattattagcaGCTTATTATGTTCTCTAGTTTTGTCTTCACTCTGGAATTTTTTTGCTTTATGTTTTGTCCCTTGTCAAATTGTATCTTTACACAaagtaaatgtaaataaacgTGTGGATCTTCGGTAACGAAGTGGAAACCTGTAACGGAAGTTTTTTTTTAGAACTTTCTTTTGTTATACTTGTgcttttttttacatgtaaaCATAGTGCttattgcttttttttttgtttcctcATTTGTGAATGTAAAAGATGGACGGTGTAATTTTGATTCATTTTTACAGCGAATCAGAAAGTGACACAGCAACCCCCTCAGAGGCCAGCGAGCACTCCGACTGATACTCAACAGTGCGTATTAACAAGCGTTCAACAAGAAATCGCAGCACGTCGCAAAGCTAATATTTCTCGTCAAGATTCGAGATTGTCTGTAAAATGTTTGATAGAAAGCATAGAGAATGCTACGAAACAAGCAAAAGCAGGTAGGCTGATACTCAACTCGTTGAACCGTTTAACGTAATCCTTTTGGTAGAAGTAATTCTTTGTGATCAGGACCTGGAAGTCGAAGCAGTTCCACGTCATCTCTCAATTCTATCGGAACGAACGATATAATGACGTTGAAAGCTCCGCTCAGGGATCAACAGCAAATCAATAACCTGATCTGCACGGCGAACACAACGAATAACAATAAAACTCAGGCTACTATAGCGAGGAAACCTCTATCGGGTAATtgttcttttataatttacaaaacaaTTATCTACTGTTTTGAAATTGTTTCAATAAGGAGTTACTCATAAATTCCTCTGATACAAATTGTTCCAATGATTAATGCAGAAACAAAGTCAACGGTGCCTGTGGTGTTAAGCCCAGGCGAATTGCTGGACTCGGCCGCTTTAAATGCCAAGGCGATCGACTTTGTCCGTCGCAACAGTGTAACAGATTTATCAGAACGCAAGGATCCTTTGTGCGGTTTGATTAAAAACGGAGGCTCGAAACGGAACGCTTTGCTCAAATGGTGTCAGAACAAAACTTTAGGCTACCGAAACATCGATATCACGAACTTTAGTAGCTCCTGGAACGACGGTTTAGCGTTGTGCGCTATCCTTCATTCCTATCTGccgcataaagtaccgtacgATACGTTAACGCCAGTGGAAAAACGGAGAAACTTCTCGATTGCTTTCTCAGCTGCCGAAAGCGTCGGGATACCTACTACCTTGGTAAGTTTGATTGGTCCAAGTTAGTTTTATATTCTTTAGAATGATAAGCGTATAAACGAGAAGTAATTTCATTCACAGAACATAGGTGAAATGTGTCAATTGGAGCGACCTGATTGGCAACAAGTCATGACATATGTAACCAGTATttacaaacattttgaaaCGTAATTTTTGGTTCGTTGTCTCGTACCGCCGAGGCAGGTCCCTCAACAATGAGAATGTTCTTCGCGAGGATAAATAAGAACAAGATCCATCTAGTCAACCAAATTCTATAGGGAGAAAATTGAATACGgacttttttcaatttccaacGATCGCTGGATTATCAACCACTCTATGCCTATGCTGTATAATGATCACGAGTGAATTTGATGGAACACTAAACACCAAATGGAATTGCTTTTATTATGAGACTGAATGTTTAATTGTATAttcatatataatatatatattatatatatacgttAAGAACCGAGACAAAGAAATTAGAGGCAGGGATTTAAATACCAGAGACGCGCTTCTTCTTTGTACACgaagagaggaaaaagaaaaaagaaaaaaagaggagcAGACGCAAGCTTTATCGAGTCTTCTGTGCGTGAAAATATTGTATGTTTCAGTGCCTCCATTGGCAATGCCAACGATTCTAGCATGCAAGAGAATTTTTGTGATCATCTTCTTGCATTTTTCTAACTAAAAAGTTTCGAATAATATTTTCGTTCCTCGTATCGTATTTTTGTACTTGTATTATTTTTCGAGAAACTTTTGTAAAGTTTTTACGAACGATGTACAGAACAAAGCGCCTTAATTTAAAAGACctaatttattgtatttagTCACGTTTAGTATACTACGAAGCCGAGCAGCAAAATACTAGGAAGAGGGGAACTAAAGAGAGTAAGAGAACGTTGTTTAAGTTCTAATTCTGGAGCTAGTAAGGAACGGATGAATATAAGGATTAAGTTCTCTGTGATATAGCGAGATAGCCCCAAAACAGAGATAAAAACGTTATCGTTATTGctcttattattataattattattattacttatcactactattactattattaataTCATCCTCACTGTCATTGTTGTACCATTGTAGACGATATGCTGTCTGACATAAAACAATAAACTTGCCtaatgattatttaaaaatttctaccTCTAAACGATACCCTGTTTATCATGGGAGATAGGATTTTTCTTTAAGTATAATCGTTGAagaagtaaaaatatttttaatgtattcAATGATATTTACAATTCgtgtttaatatttacaattattcATTCCAGTTTCTTATGTTTTTATACCattcttattttaaaaatgcCTAATTTATCCGTTCCTTCATCACGATTCACTTACATCCATCTTGTCTTGGTCTTTCTCTCCTGAATAATACTCATTAGCTGGTTCAACTATTTTATCAGTGTCTTGTACAT containing:
- the LOC114872174 gene encoding cytospin-A-like isoform X5; this encodes MSVGSGGRAPFKRASATSIPITSKSTKIRSKPETRATSGAGKKRDVVASLFSPKRPANRKVDRLNRHEAKLEEQHKGQQTQQQQPPTQSQQQQQQQQNPLRQAPSASSLEAKNDNPSVGNWSSLGKEASKGNAKGNCNPKGPGKGSRMQELEREIEVLRKERARLESNLQEASCDAQNLHDLRAELASLKEQHSLELERLAEENEALRARLRDVAHSPLSDSEKQQLLLDVSRLHNSAPASIAIPQDEGSTPVGTVPQDSAQCTTPDWDKHSSSSVSEVSVACLQDRILQMEETHYSTNEELQATIQELSDLQAQLTELQADNERLTEEKDVLLESLCRQTEKLEDSRSKVDTLQGLLLREEQPQEPAKGYNTEREQKLVDLLKSAQEERESLLQKQEELTLEVKSLRAAAEVSAAETERLTKCVHLLESSVEAANIERKQLDLELAEARQEGANRSIEISRLATLLENARAKIEELEQSRQVENKSEADELLDAARREKDTLETQAAALQEQLARSHCDHDRLRDQYSQLQEEYKVARNNAKSAIDDLEYRLNQLKDERLSVSTELQLVRDSLAELQAQCQRHLEDKRELKAALNEAQRKEREAQTHQYELERALADERKLRQEEIAEWEQFQTDLLMTVRVANDFKTEAQSELERVVMENKAQRDKLRSLEAQLDKLNKGNTAAPQFKTFGNAAGNSRKPASNILKRGRTIIKRRQESKKGAVRTNVLKAINEPGSRKTDDSKKPNCTIPRENVDSDKELFCSKEPELTDKLISGEEVEFCTSENTIEDNEKTDVFALESIKDTPERCSPMELDNTDGKVSGREICELKRTNSSEFMNGTEDYPKLYIQNTSVPDESIAAKSFLLKNIKGIQNMGQNSYGINISNSRFFVPKDYVYSGVENALDDLKFEVDPEMKKVLQESTQENDSAENSRLITMQESQKSDKSNLKDKENSSRLCKESENSSKFEDYSLNKRRRLFLKKNESRSGSEIVDSLLDTNYKQNIFNSTLHNRSFSTSLDDLNFHRITHSSDNFDNNTKKGRNKEQLTIDNISKSAISYKDTNNIPYSRPKSIQTLYRRSEDLDLLNEEQVNTENTCMIPRRDKNRKGIGTYTEKHSSILSSLENLPSSVTDTSATAVTSRLTSKEPLKTNVRTLDSLASTTSLSKTSEEEALKFENDLQETRKNLTLCEANRLKRMKFLNMDLSQSESDTEYKIKDSVASEQKRLPKSDILSKNSDCKINQDIVNDSTSASKDRSLIGRTSSLREKFETIIEDVELRPGRQIGTICDPNQKVTQQPPQRPASTPTDTQQCVLTSVQQEIAARRKANISRQDSRLSVKCLIESIENATKQAKAGPGSRSSSTSSLNSIGTNDIMTLKAPLRDQQQINNLICTANTTNNNKTQATIARKPLSETKSTVPVVLSPGELLDSAALNAKAIDFVRRNSVTDLSERKDPLCGLIKNGGSKRNALLKWCQNKTLGYRNIDITNFSSSWNDGLALCAILHSYLPHKVPYDTLTPVEKRRNFSIAFSAAESVGIPTTLNIGEMCQLERPDWQQVMTYVTSIYKHFET
- the LOC114872174 gene encoding cytospin-A-like isoform X1, whose protein sequence is MEWHGRKPVHIELPNRADRFPSHATPFTFSRTSCCGRSLVTRCTSRLRLILRPARDYWTLKLDTYVQARSGMSVGSGGRAPFKRASATSIPITSKSTKIRSKPETRATSGAGKKRDVVASLFSPKRPANRKVDRLNRHEAKLEEQHKGQQTQQQQPPTQSQQQQQQQQNPLRQAPSASSLEAKNDNPSVGNWSSLGKEASKGNAKGNCNPKGPGKGSRMQELEREIEVLRKERARLESNLQEASCDAQNLHDLRAELASLKEQHSLELERLAEENEALRARLRDVAHSPLSDSEKQQLLLDVSRLHNSAPASIAIPQDEGSTPVGTVPQDSAQCTTPDWDKHSSSSVSEVSVACLQDRILQMEETHYSTNEELQATIQELSDLQAQLTELQADNERLTEEKDVLLESLCRQTEKLEDSRSKVDTLQGLLLREEQPQEPAKGYNTEREQKLVDLLKSAQEERESLLQKQEELTLEVKSLRAAAEVSAAETERLTKCVHLLESSVEAANIERKQLDLELAEARQEGANRSIEISRLATLLENARAKIEELEQSRQVENKSEADELLDAARREKDTLETQAAALQEQLARSHCDHDRLRDQYSQLQEEYKVARNNAKSAIDDLEYRLNQLKDERLSVSTELQLVRDSLAELQAQCQRHLEDKRELKAALNEAQRKEREAQTHQYELERALADERKLRQEEIAEWEQFQTDLLMTVRVANDFKTEAQSELERVVMENKAQRDKLRSLEAQLDKLNKGNTAAPQFKTFGNAAGNSRKPASNILKRGRTIIKRRQESKKGAVRTNVLKAINEPGSRKTDDSKKPNCTIPRENVDSDKELFCSKEPELTDKLISGEEVEFCTSENTIEDNEKTDVFALESIKDTPERCSPMELDNTDGKVSGREICELKRTNSSEFMNGTEDYPKLYIQNTSVPDESIAAKSFLLKNIKGIQNMGQNSYGINISNSRFFVPKDYVYSGVENALDDLKFEVDPEMKKVLQESTQENDSAENSRLITMQESQKSDKSNLKDKENSSRLCKESENSSKFEDYSLNKRRRLFLKKNESRSGSEIVDSLLDTNYKQNIFNSTLHNRSFSTSLDDLNFHRITHSSDNFDNNTKKGRNKEQLTIDNISKSAISYKDTNNIPYSRPKSIQTLYRRSEDLDLLNEEQVNTENTCMIPRRDKNRKGIGTYTEKHSSILSSLENLPSSVTDTSATAVTSRLTSKEPLKTNVRTLDSLASTTSLSKTSEEEALKFENDLQETRKNLTLCEANRLKRMKFLNMDLSQSESDTEYKIKDSVASEQKRLPKSDILSKNSDCKINQDIVNDSTSASKDRSLIGRTSSLREKFETIIEDVELRPGRQIGTICDPNQKVTQQPPQRPASTPTDTQQCVLTSVQQEIAARRKANISRQDSRLSVKCLIESIENATKQAKAGPGSRSSSTSSLNSIGTNDIMTLKAPLRDQQQINNLICTANTTNNNKTQATIARKPLSETKSTVPVVLSPGELLDSAALNAKAIDFVRRNSVTDLSERKDPLCGLIKNGGSKRNALLKWCQNKTLGYRNIDITNFSSSWNDGLALCAILHSYLPHKVPYDTLTPVEKRRNFSIAFSAAESVGIPTTLNIGEMCQLERPDWQQVMTYVTSIYKHFET